A part of Candidatus Bathyarchaeota archaeon genomic DNA contains:
- the acs gene encoding acetate--CoA ligase, with protein MAQSVEVYKEFFEGDIIPPSWKDRVWSKDDFKKFHESTTASKEAIERWWEKWANEIFWFKKWSKVLDDSKPPFYRWFVGGETNLAYLATDWQIQKGRKNKLAIIWEGEPWDSELQQPKEVKKFTYYDLFRISNMISYALKEKLGVKKGEIITFYLPMIPELPFYMLAVQRLGAEHSVVFSGFSAEALASRVVDSGSRIIVTADGFYRRGKVINLKSIVDEAIKICEKEGLKIEKVIVVKRAGNEITFNRERDVWHHELIADVPKTAYVPVESQKESDSAFILYTSGTTGTPKAVQHSVGGYAVGLYATMKMLFDVKEDDIYWCTADVGWITGHSYVVYGPLISGLTTILYEGSPDYPEPDRWWSIIERHGVTIFYTAPTAIRMLMKYPEDYVKKHDLSTLRIIHTVGEPINPEAFLWYFKNLGRSDVVATSSWWMTETGHIITGHFPGLGKIFPMKPGTNGYPIPGVRVEVVDDDGNPCPPGVRGYFTIISPWPGMLETLYKNPQRYIDAYWSRFKGKLYFYTGDFAVKDKDGYIWVLGRADDVIKVAGHRIGTAEVEATLARHPAVAEAACVGRSDPVKGQVPVIFTVLKKGFSPSPELEKELKNYLRVSIGPIVASDAVIAFVEVLPKTRSGKIMRRLLRAVVENATLGDVTTLEDGVAVEEAKKAYEIIKSALEPK; from the coding sequence GTGGCTCAAAGTGTAGAGGTGTATAAAGAGTTCTTTGAAGGGGACATAATCCCACCAAGCTGGAAAGACAGAGTTTGGAGTAAAGACGATTTCAAAAAGTTCCACGAAAGCACCACAGCAAGCAAGGAAGCCATCGAGAGATGGTGGGAGAAATGGGCAAATGAAATATTCTGGTTCAAAAAGTGGAGCAAAGTTCTAGATGATAGCAAGCCACCATTCTACAGGTGGTTTGTTGGCGGAGAGACTAACTTGGCTTATTTGGCTACTGACTGGCAGATCCAGAAGGGACGCAAGAACAAGCTGGCGATTATATGGGAAGGGGAGCCTTGGGACAGTGAACTCCAACAACCAAAGGAGGTCAAAAAGTTCACTTATTACGACCTATTCAGGATATCCAACATGATAAGCTATGCATTGAAAGAAAAGTTAGGCGTAAAGAAGGGGGAAATTATAACTTTCTATTTACCAATGATTCCGGAACTTCCATTCTACATGCTTGCTGTTCAACGGTTGGGCGCTGAACACAGTGTTGTTTTCAGCGGTTTCAGTGCTGAAGCACTGGCAAGTCGTGTTGTAGACAGCGGTTCAAGAATAATAGTGACTGCTGACGGCTTCTATAGAAGGGGCAAAGTTATAAACCTAAAATCAATAGTTGACGAAGCCATAAAGATATGCGAGAAAGAAGGCCTCAAAATAGAGAAGGTCATAGTTGTCAAGAGGGCTGGAAACGAGATAACGTTCAACCGGGAAAGGGATGTTTGGCATCACGAGTTGATAGCCGACGTGCCGAAAACAGCCTACGTGCCAGTTGAAAGCCAAAAAGAATCGGACAGCGCCTTCATCTTGTATACATCCGGGACAACGGGCACTCCTAAGGCTGTTCAGCACTCAGTAGGCGGCTACGCAGTTGGATTATATGCCACAATGAAAATGCTGTTCGACGTCAAGGAAGATGACATCTATTGGTGCACCGCTGACGTGGGATGGATCACAGGCCATTCATACGTCGTTTATGGGCCACTCATTTCAGGGCTAACAACCATACTCTACGAGGGCAGTCCGGACTATCCTGAACCGGACAGGTGGTGGAGCATCATCGAGAGACATGGTGTGACAATCTTTTATACCGCACCCACCGCCATTAGAATGTTAATGAAGTATCCTGAAGACTACGTTAAAAAACATGACTTGTCAACGTTAAGGATAATTCACACGGTAGGCGAGCCGATAAATCCTGAAGCCTTCCTATGGTACTTCAAAAACCTAGGTCGAAGCGATGTGGTAGCAACCAGCTCATGGTGGATGACTGAAACCGGACACATTATAACCGGGCATTTCCCCGGTCTCGGAAAAATCTTCCCAATGAAGCCTGGAACCAACGGGTACCCGATACCCGGTGTACGTGTAGAAGTTGTTGATGACGATGGTAACCCATGTCCGCCTGGTGTTAGAGGATACTTTACAATAATCTCTCCATGGCCCGGAATGCTTGAAACCTTATACAAGAATCCTCAAAGATACATCGACGCATACTGGTCAAGATTTAAGGGTAAGCTATACTTTTACACAGGAGACTTCGCAGTTAAAGACAAGGATGGATACATTTGGGTGCTTGGAAGAGCCGACGATGTTATCAAGGTTGCAGGTCACAGAATAGGCACTGCGGAAGTTGAGGCAACTCTTGCAAGGCATCCGGCAGTAGCTGAAGCCGCCTGTGTGGGCAGAAGCGACCCGGTTAAGGGGCAGGTGCCCGTGATCTTCACAGTGCTTAAGAAAGGTTTCTCGCCGAGTCCAGAGCTCGAAAAGGAGTTGAAGAATTACCTCAGAGTTTCTATAGGGCCTATAGTGGCTTCAGATGCCGTTATAGCCTTCGTAGAGGTTCTGCCGAAAACAAGAAGCGGCAAAATAATGAGAAGGTTGCTTAGAGCTGTAGTTGAAAACGCAACTTTAGGCGACGTAACGACATTGGAAGACGGCGTTGCCGTTGAAGAAGCGAAAAAAGCCTATGAAATCATAAAGTCCGCTCTTGAACCTAAATAA
- a CDS encoding OFA family MFS transporter: MSSEPLKVFGLKAEVGRWIVVIAGLIIMFCLGAIYAYSVISVPLKKIFEATPPQGYGLKVSSTEMQIPFIVFLLLFALTMPLAGRYIEKYGPRKITLIGAVLVGLGWCLASFANSPLTLTFLYGVAGGLGVGLAYNCPIVTSTKWFPDRRGLAVGLTVLGFGFSAAIVGPLADFLASKFGVQAMFQILGGTFFALTAASALFLKLPPENWMPSGWKPAWKLETLQVNLKRGEMIRTKTFYVLWLCYTIGTLAGLMAIGVSKPVGLEVASNIGISEQEISALLTALIAPFALCNGVGRPIFGWLTDRLDPRKTAAISFTMIIVASLAMSALPNLLSAYIFAFAVLWLNLGGWLAIAPAATAQFFGTKDYARNYGLVFTAYGAGALIGNIIAGQAKDILGAYIRIFPYVAALSALGLIIALTLKKPSQKVKSAGNEN, translated from the coding sequence ATGTCAAGCGAACCCCTCAAAGTTTTTGGTTTAAAGGCGGAAGTTGGCAGATGGATCGTCGTCATTGCAGGCCTCATCATAATGTTCTGCCTAGGAGCAATATACGCTTACAGTGTAATCTCTGTTCCTTTGAAAAAGATTTTTGAAGCTACGCCCCCACAAGGTTACGGTCTAAAAGTTTCATCCACCGAAATGCAAATTCCATTCATTGTGTTTTTGCTTCTCTTCGCTCTTACCATGCCCCTCGCGGGAAGGTACATCGAGAAATATGGACCAAGAAAAATAACGCTCATCGGGGCTGTACTTGTAGGCCTAGGATGGTGCCTGGCTTCCTTCGCCAACTCTCCATTGACACTTACCTTTCTTTATGGTGTGGCGGGCGGCCTCGGCGTTGGCTTAGCCTACAACTGTCCAATAGTAACATCTACGAAATGGTTCCCTGATCGAAGAGGTTTAGCTGTTGGTTTAACAGTTCTCGGCTTCGGCTTCTCAGCAGCTATTGTAGGGCCACTAGCAGACTTCCTAGCATCAAAGTTTGGAGTGCAAGCCATGTTTCAAATCTTGGGAGGCACATTTTTTGCTTTAACAGCGGCTTCCGCTTTATTCCTCAAACTTCCACCTGAAAATTGGATGCCAAGCGGCTGGAAACCTGCATGGAAACTGGAAACCTTGCAAGTCAATTTGAAAAGAGGAGAAATGATTCGGACGAAAACGTTCTATGTATTATGGCTATGCTACACTATTGGAACATTGGCTGGGTTAATGGCCATCGGCGTTTCAAAACCCGTCGGTTTAGAAGTAGCCTCCAACATTGGAATAAGCGAGCAAGAAATTTCAGCTCTACTTACAGCCCTAATAGCGCCATTCGCCCTCTGTAACGGTGTGGGACGCCCCATATTCGGCTGGTTAACAGACAGGCTGGACCCCAGAAAGACAGCGGCAATATCCTTCACAATGATTATTGTAGCCTCACTAGCAATGTCTGCACTGCCAAACTTGCTATCAGCCTATATATTTGCCTTCGCAGTTTTATGGCTTAACCTAGGCGGGTGGCTTGCAATAGCTCCAGCAGCTACCGCACAATTCTTCGGGACAAAAGATTACGCACGCAATTACGGTCTTGTCTTTACAGCATATGGTGCAGGAGCCCTTATCGGCAACATAATTGCCGGGCAAGCTAAAGATATCCTCGGAGCATACATAAGGATCTTCCCATACGTTGCGGCTTTGTCGGCCTTAGGCCTAATTATAGCCTTAACGCTGAAAAAACCGAGCCAAAAAGTTAAGAGTGCCGGCAATGAAAACTGA